From the genome of Mya arenaria isolate MELC-2E11 chromosome 5, ASM2691426v1:
gcaacattttaaacataacatatgtATGATTGTTAATATACCATCTCCATTCCAATGCTCAGCCAAGTTCAAATCAATAGAATCATCTGCACTTTCTCCATGCACAGGTATATCGTCTGACTCTCCCAACGGTAAATCTAGGAAGACAAATTGATATAAGTCCTTTCTCTAAGTATATGTTgtgattactaggtatgtatatGTAGAACATAAAAAGTTACTCATATTACAGACCCCatcttaataatatattaaatatctaattataaaaagtattacATTCAAAACATTCCCGTCATTTTTCATTCCTGTAACAAAACAGATAAGAGAATTACTTTTAATCTAGTGACAAGAATTAATTGCGTTTTATTAAACACATGACAAAGCCTAAAAACAagtaacaaatattcaaaatttactaATACCTTGATTTCAAAAGCATACTACtatgttatttttggtaaaagtGATCTTGACCCGAGCTTACCCCTTAACGTTCACTGCTGTATACATAcccataccaagtttgatatcAACATCTTATTCCCACTTTtgacaagagatgtttgtcaaacatgcTCCCCTGAGCATCACTTTTTCAGGAACAAATTGAAGATTCAATTTAACATGTATAACCCTTGAATGTCAGCAAATTGTCTGCGAGACAATTCAACATACATACTGAGTTTGAGAGGACTGTTTGCCAACCTGTTATCCTGTTATCAGTTTTGTGTGTACAAAGGAACTGTAACCTTGATATGCAAAGCAGTATACTTCCCTTCTTTGAAGAGATTAGCATAATAACAGTGACAGTGACAGTGACccaaataacaattaaaaccaAGCCCTTCATATAAACATGCTGTATACCAATTCTAAATTGAATTTCTTATTATCAACTAAAGATATTCCCAATGGAAACAGATTTTTGAAGCCTGCCTTACAAACTGCCCCACACACAAGCTTACCTACAGTCATTGAAAATAGACTTATaaccgtaaatgactggtttaAGACACACTTTTCCCCCCACAgatttagattttaaaaaatgcctgcgtcttacaaacagtaacaagcttttgacattttttctgaggtcgatttagGGTTAagattttcaagattttttttgtctgcATCTTATAATGGTACCACTATGGTCTTATAACCTGTCATTTAAGGTAATGAACAAGCCCATAATTCTTGCACTAGTGCTTGGaatgaaaacaaagtaaaatcCCAAATTTTAACAAGaccagaaagcattttaccagagCAGGGCTTGCAGCCTAGTGATTtaatttcatgaagattgggCCAGAAATATTGCCTCTTGactgttcacaaggttttttcttagatttgatgtcgtgacctagtttcaaactaATCTAAAATTGTATCATGGCAGTTTCAAGATTGGGGCAAATATATTGCCGGTGTTTGTTTCCATAATATCATGAAGATTTGATCTaataacaaagttttaaacctTATGTGCTGACAACAATTTGAACAAAGACTGACATTTCCTACCAAAATATAGTTCTTATAGAAAAAAGtgtgatggatggatggatggaatgACAGATGGATATACtatgccaaaacaatatcccctcCAAAACCTTTGGTTCAGCTGGGGCTAAAAAAGGCTTCCTACCATCAACCTGTATATCTTCCAGCGACTTTCCtttatattttgacaatgtCCCGTTCTCTGCGGCTAGTAGCAGCCTAGATACTTTGGCGATTTCGATGGCTCCCTCCTGCAGCCTGTAAAAACCTAAGTGGGTTTTTACTGTGTGGGCAAGGTGGCTCGACACCCACTGCACCTCACCTTCGTTAAGATCTAAAATCTGCAAGGAAAGGAAAAATGAGTACTTACTGAATCATGCTGATATTACAGACAATATCTAATTAATCAAATTGTGAAACCATTTGGTTTTCTATTTACTAACACTTTGTACTTTCTGGCTGTGTCAATTTTGCTTAACAGCTGCTGATCCAAGTAGCAAATGGTACCTCTGAGAgcagtcatttttaaaaaaggaaaaaaacaccttttgttgcatttttagttttagaaaatattagTTTCTAGAAACAAAGTAAAAATCATCCATTTATCAATAGAATCAGATAacagtcatttttttaaatgcttacCTGACAAACTGTTGCTATGTACTTCCGCAGGGAGTTACTGTCGATGAGTTCTGGTCTTTGGCACCCAGCCTGATTAACCATGTCACGAAGACTTTGCCAGGTGCTGAGATGGCCATCCTTTTGGTTCAGAAGAAGAATAGTGGTACGCACAAACTGTTTCCTcagtgtttaaatgttatattgttgCTAGTTGACAGCATATAGAAATAATAGGTAAGTGTCTATAGTGAGAAAGATTATACAGTGCtgtggaaaaatatatttagcgGAGCAGTGTCTAATCCAATTACATTCATAATGGAACCAAATAACCATCCTTAATGTGACACTTACTTACTGTTCCTTTTATCCtgtcaatttatttgaaaaagatatATACTTCAAAGTTTAATACTTTCATGTTCTTCCATTTCAAATTTGTACTGCAAATGCCATGGCAGAAGCTTGCTGGGCGATATTTTTTCGCTTATCTTTCTAGCAATATTCTATAAACAAACGCTTTTGGGAATGATGTCCAGGGCTTTCTGATTGGATCAAATTGGTCATTTTGcctaaattgcaaaaaaaatcaatcacttTTCTTATTCAGGGTTAGTAATGCTAAAGcccaaaataacaatttttcaaACCTATTTCATCTTCTGCCAGCAGTTTTGATTAACCGGgttccagatatttacgcaaaaaaaattgtttatttcaagacaaataataaaaaaaagttgtcaaaagaaTTCACAAATTCTTCCATAAGTTAGGATGACTAATTGTTTTGTCTGatatattcatcaaaataatttacaattgatAAATTTCACACCCtttaatatatagttttttCGCCACTTGTGTCTTGAGGTTTGTTTCCTTGGCCATGACACTGTATAGTAACACGTCACTTGTAAATAAAGTGGTGTGAAATTGCTGAATATTAATACACAATTACAATATACATTtctttctttcatgcttttcgatgaaatatagggttttatcagtgaaaatatcaatttgatatattcactgcaaaataaggagtgaaaatatcaactttcagaacaacttttaaaaacttttgTAATCCATATTggattttaatcatttttctaAGCTTTAAAgtcactcgtgaaaatatgtttttctatgacactcgtgaaataaaatgcactgaaataaacaaatatcctctatatctttacaacaaaacttattatttcattttcataaattgtaaTATTACATATTCTAGGAAAATGTTGGGGCTCAGTTAGTGCACTTAAAGGAGGTGTAGAGATTGGAACGTTTCCCATGTATTCAACAGTATTGGCAATGGGAAGGTGAGTATTGCATTTGTTTGACTGGTCACAAGTGAACCTAGAGCTGTATAGCATTTTAGATCTAGATATAAGTGTAGGAATACCCTTAATTGGCTTTGCAAATCATTATTGATTGCTTGGTAAAACATTATTGTTGAATAGATTGGTCAGGTGACTGGATCTTCAATATAGAAAATCAGATACAAGATAGGGGTTTAACATAGATGTAGTTTATTAACCAgattaacaaaatcaaatgaCAAGCCTAGGGTAATTACGATATCTGAGTGTTTTTAGAGTCTGTcataatcatgaaaaaaataaaatgatatatccCAGTAAGTTATACTGTTGTATGTGATTATTTGTAATCTGGCAATatcagttgtttttgttttcagtgcTAATACAAATGACATTAGAATGAAAACAGCTTCACTCCATGAAGTTTTAATAGAAGTCAATTGGCAGGGCCAGGTAATCCTATGAATTTTATATACAAGACAGTTATTCATGACTAAAATCGCATGTAGCTTTGCTTAAATCATGCTAAAGTAAATTCCCAATTTAAAGGATCTTAGGCTACTTTGGAAACATACAAGaacacacatttataacaaaaattatctgttaataaaacttaaatgaataacaaaaccatgttatgttttgtgtttcatttaaattttatcaacAGTTGTAAACAgaaagttttgt
Proteins encoded in this window:
- the LOC128235470 gene encoding uncharacterized protein LOC128235470; protein product: MVNQAGCQRPELIDSNSLRKYIATVCQILDLNEGEVQWVSSHLAHTVKTHLGFYRLQEGAIEIAKVSRLLLAAENGTLSKYKGKSLEDIQVDDLPLGESDDIPVHGESADDSIDLNLAEHWNGDDEQPAEAQSSMPVNQRQKRPRLTKKRHIKDSEDEQPAEAQSSMPVNQRPKRPRLSKKRHIQESDSEDVADDDSLIDPSFILSSNKNSTNRGGQKQKTRSSYRYLVPV